One genomic window of Nakamurella panacisegetis includes the following:
- the aroC gene encoding chorismate synthase yields the protein MLRWITAGESHGPALVAVLEGLPAGVPVGTPDIALQLARRRLGYGRGARMKFEQDVVSLLGGVRHGITLGGPIAVQIANTEWPKWEQIMAPDPVDADVLAGLARNAPLTRPRPGHADLAGMQKYGFDDARPVLERASARETAARVALGTIAQQFLREVLGAEVVSHVVSIGDADAVDGPLPTPADRETIDQSPVRALDPRSTDALVTEIEAAKADGDTLGGVVEVLVYGLPPGLGSFVQGDRKLDARLAAALMGIQAIKGVEIGDGFATARRRGSQAHDEIDPRHPGVTRRSNRAGGIEGGMTNGEVLRVRAAMKPISTVPRALATLDVVTGEPAVAIHQRSDVCAVPAAGVVAEAMVALVVADAVVEKFGGDSVTETRRNVTSYLATLADTLPIPADAAHSDAAAAS from the coding sequence GTGTTGCGCTGGATCACGGCAGGGGAATCACATGGACCTGCACTCGTCGCCGTCCTCGAGGGACTGCCTGCCGGTGTACCGGTAGGGACTCCCGACATCGCCCTGCAACTGGCCCGGCGCCGCCTCGGCTACGGCCGCGGCGCCCGGATGAAGTTCGAGCAGGACGTCGTGTCACTGCTCGGCGGGGTCCGTCACGGGATCACCCTGGGTGGGCCGATCGCGGTGCAGATCGCCAACACCGAGTGGCCCAAGTGGGAACAGATCATGGCCCCGGACCCGGTCGATGCCGACGTGCTGGCCGGCCTGGCCCGCAACGCGCCCCTGACCCGCCCGCGCCCTGGTCACGCCGACCTGGCCGGCATGCAGAAGTACGGGTTCGACGACGCCCGCCCGGTGCTGGAACGCGCATCGGCTCGGGAGACCGCGGCCCGCGTCGCCCTCGGCACCATCGCCCAGCAGTTCCTCCGCGAGGTCCTCGGGGCCGAGGTCGTCTCGCACGTCGTGTCCATCGGTGACGCCGACGCGGTCGACGGCCCCCTTCCCACCCCGGCCGACCGCGAGACCATCGACCAGTCCCCGGTCCGCGCCCTCGACCCGCGCTCGACCGACGCGCTGGTCACCGAGATCGAGGCGGCCAAGGCCGACGGCGACACCCTCGGCGGCGTGGTCGAGGTACTGGTCTACGGCCTGCCGCCGGGGCTCGGCTCCTTCGTGCAGGGTGACCGCAAGCTCGACGCGCGGCTGGCCGCGGCGCTGATGGGCATCCAGGCGATCAAGGGCGTCGAGATCGGCGACGGCTTCGCCACCGCCCGCCGCCGGGGGTCCCAGGCCCACGACGAGATCGATCCGCGCCACCCCGGGGTGACCCGCCGCTCCAACCGGGCCGGCGGCATCGAGGGCGGTATGACCAACGGCGAGGTGCTGCGGGTGAGGGCGGCGATGAAGCCGATCTCCACCGTGCCGCGCGCCCTGGCCACCCTGGACGTCGTCACCGGCGAGCCGGCCGTGGCCATCCACCAGCGCAGCGACGTCTGTGCCGTCCCGGCGGCCGGCGTGGTCGCCGAGGCCATGGTGGCGCTGGTCGTCGCCGACGCGGTGGTCGAGAAGTTCGGTGGCGACTCGGTCACCGAGACCCGCCGCAACGTGACGTCATACCTGGCCACCCTGGCCGACACGCTGCCGATCCCGGCCGATGCGGCGCACTCCGACGCCGCCGCCGCGTCCTGA
- a CDS encoding shikimate kinase, producing the protein MSDPTVRPGPGSASDRARAMARREAPDAQSEASAERDDTLAGAVDRPAVVLIGPPGSGKSSVGAAIARATGLALRDTDNDIEQMAGKSIPDIFTQDGEPHFRDLERTAVRRALGEHRGVLALGGGAILAPETRAILAGAPVVFLSLSMSTGVRRTGLASNRPLLAGLNPRATYKALLDARLPLYREIARHEVETDNLSVAEVARIIIEKLELA; encoded by the coding sequence ATGTCCGACCCGACGGTCCGCCCGGGCCCCGGCAGTGCGTCCGACCGCGCCCGGGCCATGGCCCGGCGGGAAGCTCCGGACGCGCAGTCCGAAGCCTCAGCCGAGCGGGACGACACGCTCGCGGGCGCCGTCGACCGTCCGGCCGTCGTCCTGATCGGTCCGCCCGGTTCCGGTAAGTCGAGCGTCGGCGCGGCCATCGCCCGGGCGACCGGACTCGCGCTGCGCGACACCGACAACGACATCGAGCAGATGGCCGGCAAGAGCATCCCGGACATCTTCACGCAGGACGGCGAACCGCACTTCAGAGATCTCGAGCGCACCGCGGTGCGCCGCGCCCTGGGCGAACACCGCGGTGTGCTGGCCCTCGGTGGGGGAGCGATCCTCGCCCCGGAGACCCGCGCCATCCTGGCCGGGGCGCCGGTGGTCTTCCTCAGCCTGTCGATGTCGACCGGGGTCCGGCGCACCGGGCTGGCCTCGAACCGGCCGTTGCTGGCCGGGCTGAACCCGCGCGCCACCTACAAGGCGTTGCTGGACGCGCGGCTGCCGCTCTACCGGGAGATCGCCCGACACGAGGTCGAGACCGACAACCTGAGCGTGGCCGAGGTCGCGCGGATCATCATCGAGAAGTTGGAGCTGGCGTGA
- a CDS encoding GPR1/FUN34/YaaH family transporter encodes MTATISPPTADSLSTIPDQPPAPVGNPTVVGVPLFVVGSVALGLQQVGFVSAAAGGAPLAIILAATGLGTLLAAIWAMALGQSAVAGVFAIFAGFWLSYGLLLLGLDHNWFALAPADVTDTVELFLIAWLVIIVLLTVGTLRLPLAFTAVFVLIDLSLLATLLATVNASTGLAHLGGYLALAFAAVGAYLFVDACVQTTGGRALPLGRPVQH; translated from the coding sequence ATGACTGCCACGATCAGCCCTCCCACCGCCGACTCGCTCAGCACCATCCCCGACCAGCCGCCGGCCCCGGTCGGCAACCCCACCGTGGTCGGGGTGCCGTTGTTCGTCGTCGGAAGCGTCGCCCTGGGGCTGCAACAGGTCGGATTCGTCTCGGCCGCGGCCGGCGGAGCGCCGCTGGCCATCATCCTGGCCGCCACCGGTCTGGGCACGCTGCTGGCCGCGATCTGGGCCATGGCCCTCGGTCAGAGCGCGGTGGCCGGGGTGTTCGCGATCTTCGCCGGCTTCTGGCTGAGCTACGGGCTGTTGCTGCTGGGTCTTGACCACAACTGGTTCGCGCTCGCCCCCGCGGACGTCACCGACACGGTCGAGCTGTTCCTGATCGCGTGGCTGGTGATCATCGTGCTGCTGACCGTCGGAACGCTGCGGCTGCCGCTGGCCTTCACCGCGGTGTTCGTGCTGATCGATCTCTCGCTGCTGGCCACGCTGCTGGCCACGGTCAACGCCTCCACCGGTCTGGCCCATCTGGGCGGCTACCTGGCTCTGGCCTTCGCGGCGGTCGGCGCGTACCTGTTCGTCGACGCCTGCGTGCAGACCACCGGGGGCCGGGCATTGCCCCTGGGCCGGCCGGTCCAGCACTGA
- the dapD gene encoding 2,3,4,5-tetrahydropyridine-2,6-dicarboxylate N-succinyltransferase: MTTDAVAPLGAHGAGLASRTADGTILDVWFPAPVLVTDGQIAGGQPDLAPAERADAVRGVDVVALTATITDLDGPPVDTADAYLRLHLLSHRLVRPRSINLDGIFALLPNNVWTSVGPVPVETVEQVRLNAAVAGQRLTVYGVDKFPRMTDYVVPSGVRIADADRVRLGAHLAAGTTVMHEGFCNFNAGTVGTSMVEGRISQGVIVGDGSDIGGGASIMGTLSGGGKDQVTIGAGCLLGANSGVGISLGDGCVVEAGLYLTAGTKLTLIADGESRVVKARELSGAAGLLFRRNSLSGAVEAVPRSGSWGGLNSVLHAQ, translated from the coding sequence ATGACGACCGACGCTGTTGCTCCCCTCGGCGCCCACGGCGCCGGCCTGGCCTCCCGCACCGCCGACGGGACGATCCTGGACGTCTGGTTCCCGGCGCCGGTTCTCGTCACGGACGGCCAGATCGCGGGCGGTCAACCGGATCTCGCGCCAGCCGAACGCGCTGACGCGGTCCGCGGCGTCGACGTGGTCGCGCTCACCGCCACCATCACGGATCTGGATGGACCGCCGGTCGACACCGCCGACGCCTACCTGCGGCTGCACCTGCTGTCGCACCGACTGGTGCGGCCCCGCTCGATCAACCTGGACGGCATCTTCGCGCTGCTGCCCAACAACGTCTGGACCTCCGTGGGGCCGGTGCCGGTCGAGACGGTCGAGCAGGTCCGCCTGAACGCCGCGGTGGCCGGCCAGCGGCTGACCGTGTACGGAGTCGACAAGTTCCCGCGCATGACGGACTACGTCGTCCCGTCCGGCGTCCGGATCGCCGACGCCGACCGGGTCCGGCTCGGCGCGCACCTGGCCGCCGGAACCACCGTCATGCACGAGGGTTTCTGCAACTTCAACGCGGGCACGGTCGGCACCTCGATGGTGGAGGGCCGGATCTCTCAGGGCGTCATCGTGGGCGACGGCAGCGACATCGGCGGCGGCGCCTCGATCATGGGCACCCTGTCCGGCGGCGGCAAGGACCAGGTCACCATCGGTGCCGGTTGCCTGCTGGGCGCGAACTCCGGGGTGGGTATCTCGCTCGGTGACGGGTGTGTGGTCGAGGCCGGCCTGTACCTCACCGCCGGAACGAAGCTGACGCTGATCGCCGACGGCGAATCGCGCGTGGTCAAAGCACGCGAACTCTCCGGCGCGGCCGGGTTGCTCTTCCGCCGCAACTCGCTGTCCGGCGCGGTCGAGGCGGTTCCCCGGTCCGGCTCGTGGGGCGGGCTGAACTCGGTGCTGCACGCGCAGTAG
- the aroB gene encoding 3-dehydroquinate synthase yields MTEPVVVAVKSAAPYDVTIGRGLLDELVAAAVADPRTTKAALVHAPTLAQTADAVREALLEAGIDTHLLEVPDAEDGKKLEVLGFCWDVFGEIGLDRRDLVIGLGGGSVTDLAGFAAATWMRGVRLINVPTTLLAMVDAAVGGKTGINTGAGKNMVGSFYEPSAVIVDLATLESLPPNELVAGLAEVVKCGFIADPQILTIIESDRARATDPTTPELAELVRRAVTVKAEVVAADLRESDLREILNYGHTLAHAIEKREKFRWRHGAAVSVGMVFAAELARAAGRLDDATADRHLEVLHALGLPTTYDPDALGELVKIMGSDKKTRSGMLRFVVLDGLAKPGRLAGPDPSLLAAAYSVVAGRRRTPGLVQL; encoded by the coding sequence GTGACCGAGCCCGTTGTCGTCGCCGTGAAGAGCGCAGCGCCCTACGACGTGACCATCGGCCGGGGCCTGCTGGACGAGCTGGTCGCGGCGGCGGTGGCGGACCCCCGGACCACCAAGGCTGCCCTGGTCCACGCCCCGACCCTGGCCCAGACAGCCGACGCCGTGCGGGAAGCCCTGCTGGAGGCGGGGATCGACACCCACCTGCTCGAGGTTCCCGACGCCGAGGACGGGAAGAAGCTGGAGGTGCTCGGCTTCTGCTGGGACGTCTTCGGCGAGATCGGTCTGGACCGTAGGGATCTGGTGATCGGCCTCGGCGGCGGCAGCGTCACCGACCTGGCCGGGTTCGCCGCGGCCACCTGGATGCGCGGCGTCCGGCTGATCAACGTGCCGACCACCCTGCTGGCCATGGTCGACGCGGCCGTCGGCGGCAAGACCGGCATCAACACCGGCGCCGGCAAGAACATGGTCGGCTCGTTCTACGAGCCGAGCGCCGTGATCGTCGATCTGGCCACGCTGGAGTCGTTGCCGCCCAACGAGTTGGTGGCCGGCCTGGCCGAGGTCGTCAAGTGCGGGTTCATCGCCGATCCGCAGATCCTGACGATCATCGAATCCGATCGGGCCCGGGCCACCGACCCGACGACGCCGGAGCTGGCCGAACTCGTGCGGCGGGCGGTGACGGTCAAGGCCGAGGTGGTGGCCGCTGATCTGCGGGAGTCCGATCTCCGCGAGATTCTCAATTACGGTCACACGTTGGCCCACGCGATCGAGAAGCGGGAGAAGTTCCGCTGGCGCCACGGCGCGGCGGTGTCGGTCGGCATGGTGTTCGCCGCCGAACTGGCCCGGGCGGCCGGACGGCTGGACGACGCGACCGCGGATCGCCATCTGGAGGTCCTGCACGCGCTCGGCCTGCCCACCACCTACGACCCGGATGCGCTGGGAGAACTGGTGAAGATCATGGGCTCGGACAAGAAAACCCGCTCCGGGATGCTCCGGTTCGTCGTCCTGGACGGGCTGGCCAAGCCGGGCCGGTTGGCCGGTCCGGACCCGTCCCTCCTGGCCGCGGCCTACTCGGTGGTCGCCGGTCGGCGCCGCACCCCCGGCCTCGTCCAGCTGTGA
- the pyrR gene encoding bifunctional pyr operon transcriptional regulator/uracil phosphoribosyltransferase PyrR, translated as MPARPNRTEAASSARSRPHRSQGDPHVTEASATSAAGTVSLLSAADIGRTIDRIAHQILERTGDASVVLVGIPTRGVHLARRLAERLTAFTGRAYPVGSLDITLYRDDLRRRPPRALEETVLPESGIEGTTVILVDDVLYSGRTVRAALDALRDHGRPAVVQLAVLVDRGHRRLPIRADYVGKNIPTALADDVAVRLAESDGVDGVDLIRGQ; from the coding sequence GTGCCTGCGCGCCCGAACCGGACCGAAGCGGCTTCCTCCGCTCGCAGTAGACCCCATCGCTCCCAGGGCGATCCCCACGTCACCGAGGCATCTGCGACTTCCGCGGCCGGAACGGTGTCCCTGTTGTCCGCGGCCGACATCGGCCGGACGATCGACCGGATCGCCCACCAGATCCTGGAACGCACCGGGGACGCCTCAGTGGTGCTGGTCGGGATTCCGACCCGCGGCGTCCATCTGGCCCGCCGGCTGGCCGAACGGCTCACCGCGTTCACCGGCCGTGCCTATCCGGTCGGTTCGCTCGACATCACCCTGTACCGCGACGACCTGCGTCGGCGCCCCCCGAGAGCCCTCGAGGAGACGGTCCTGCCGGAATCGGGGATCGAGGGGACGACCGTCATCCTGGTCGACGACGTTCTCTACTCCGGGCGCACCGTCCGGGCCGCCCTCGATGCGCTGCGCGACCACGGGCGCCCGGCGGTGGTGCAACTGGCCGTACTCGTGGACCGCGGCCATCGTCGGTTGCCGATCCGGGCCGACTACGTCGGGAAGAACATCCCGACCGCGCTGGCCGACGACGTGGCCGTCCGGCTGGCCGAATCCGACGGTGTCGACGGTGTCGACCTGATCCGAGGGCAGTGA
- a CDS encoding LOG family protein, translating into MTNNEISLDGREPSGEKHRGPVVLRGEQSRSTSTTDQRLLDSRGPTDWVHTDPWRVMRIQAEFVEGFGALAGLPRAVTVFGSARTKPDHPDYAKAMAIGSALAGEGFAVITGGGPGIMEAANRGAKEAGGMSVGLGIELPFEQGINQYVDLGINFRYFFARKTMFVKYSQAFVCLPGGFGTLDELFEALTLVQTKKVTKFPVVLFGTEYWGGLVDWIHRSVAGAGNVGIADLSLIHLTDDVDDMIRVVHDAYAAWVAAH; encoded by the coding sequence GTGACGAATAACGAGATCTCGCTCGACGGGCGCGAGCCGTCCGGGGAGAAGCACCGCGGCCCCGTGGTCCTGCGCGGTGAGCAGAGCCGCAGCACCAGCACCACCGACCAGCGGCTGCTCGACTCCCGCGGCCCGACGGACTGGGTACACACCGACCCGTGGCGCGTCATGCGGATCCAGGCCGAGTTCGTCGAAGGCTTCGGCGCCCTGGCCGGCCTGCCCCGCGCGGTGACCGTGTTCGGCAGCGCCCGGACCAAGCCCGACCACCCGGACTACGCCAAGGCCATGGCGATCGGCAGCGCCCTGGCCGGTGAGGGCTTCGCGGTGATCACCGGAGGCGGGCCCGGGATCATGGAGGCGGCGAATCGCGGCGCCAAGGAGGCCGGCGGCATGTCGGTCGGACTGGGCATCGAGCTGCCGTTCGAGCAGGGCATCAACCAGTACGTCGACCTCGGCATCAACTTCCGCTACTTCTTCGCCCGGAAGACGATGTTCGTCAAGTACTCGCAGGCCTTCGTCTGCCTGCCCGGCGGCTTCGGGACCCTCGACGAGCTGTTCGAGGCGCTGACCCTGGTGCAGACGAAGAAGGTCACCAAGTTCCCGGTGGTGCTGTTCGGCACCGAGTACTGGGGCGGGCTGGTCGACTGGATCCACCGATCGGTGGCCGGAGCCGGCAACGTCGGCATCGCCGATCTGTCGCTGATCCACCTCACCGACGACGTCGACGACATGATCCGGGTCGTCCACGACGCCTACGCCGCCTGGGTCGCCGCCCACTGA
- a CDS encoding M24 family metallopeptidase, whose amino-acid sequence MSATARRRAALQKVLADQGLDALLVTDLINIRYLTGFTGSNAALLVRVVGESVFCTDGRYETQSAAEVPDLTRRIDRPCDLALLAAAGGRVGFEAALVSVAAHRDQVKAAADAELVETVDLVEQLRAVKDEGEIDSLRTACAVADRALADLISDGGLRPGRTEREVGLDLDERMRRLGASDPAFETIVAAGANSAIPHHRPTSAPLRRGDLLKLDFGAAVGGYHSDMTRTFVLGNPADWQVEIYQLVAEAQRAGREAAVVGAIGGDVDQAARSVITDAGYGPQFSHGLGHGIGLQVHEAPSLARAQPGIIRADMCVTVEPGVYLPGRGGVRIEDSGVVRAPENDQGVPGYEVLTLTSRDLVVL is encoded by the coding sequence ATGAGCGCCACCGCCCGCCGCCGGGCCGCCCTGCAGAAGGTGCTGGCCGATCAGGGATTGGATGCTCTGTTGGTCACCGACCTGATCAACATCCGGTACCTCACCGGGTTCACCGGTTCCAATGCGGCCCTGCTGGTGCGGGTGGTCGGCGAGAGCGTGTTCTGCACCGACGGCCGCTACGAGACCCAGTCAGCGGCCGAGGTCCCCGACCTCACCCGGCGTATCGACCGTCCGTGCGACCTGGCCCTGCTGGCCGCGGCCGGCGGCCGGGTGGGATTCGAGGCGGCCCTGGTCTCGGTCGCCGCGCACCGGGATCAGGTCAAGGCGGCGGCCGACGCCGAACTGGTGGAGACGGTCGACCTGGTCGAGCAGCTGCGCGCGGTCAAGGATGAGGGCGAGATCGACTCCCTGCGCACCGCCTGCGCGGTGGCCGACCGGGCGCTGGCCGATCTGATCTCCGACGGCGGACTCCGGCCCGGCCGCACCGAGCGGGAGGTCGGGCTCGACCTGGACGAGCGGATGCGGCGGCTGGGCGCCTCGGATCCGGCCTTCGAGACCATCGTGGCCGCCGGCGCCAACTCGGCCATCCCGCACCATCGGCCAACGTCCGCTCCGCTGCGCCGCGGTGACCTGCTCAAACTCGACTTCGGCGCGGCCGTCGGCGGCTACCACTCGGACATGACGCGCACCTTCGTGCTGGGAAATCCGGCCGATTGGCAGGTGGAGATCTACCAGCTCGTCGCGGAGGCTCAGCGGGCCGGCCGGGAGGCCGCCGTGGTCGGCGCGATCGGCGGGGACGTCGACCAAGCGGCCCGCAGCGTCATCACCGACGCCGGCTACGGGCCGCAGTTCTCCCACGGCCTGGGCCACGGCATCGGCCTCCAGGTCCACGAAGCCCCGAGCCTGGCTCGGGCTCAACCGGGTATCATCAGGGCAGATATGTGTGTCACCGTCGAGCCGGGGGTCTATCTACCGGGCCGCGGCGGGGTCCGCATCGAGGACAGCGGAGTAGTCCGAGCGCCGGAGAACGACCAGGGTGTCCCCGGGTACGAGGTGCTCACCCTGACGTCGCGCGATCTGGTCGTCCTGTAG
- the nusB gene encoding transcription antitermination factor NusB — protein sequence MSARSKARKRALDVLYAADARGADPLDVLSERVDSEEAAPLGEYAETLIRGYADHAARIDDLLSEHAEGWTLNRMPAVDRAILRIAVYELVYSPDVPAAVAVDEAVELAKSLSTDNSPRFINGVLGQILLIAPQLRRV from the coding sequence ATGTCGGCCCGGTCCAAGGCGCGCAAGCGCGCACTTGATGTGCTGTACGCCGCCGACGCCCGCGGGGCCGACCCGTTGGACGTGCTGTCCGAGCGGGTCGACTCCGAAGAGGCGGCGCCGCTCGGCGAGTACGCGGAGACCCTCATCCGCGGTTACGCCGACCACGCGGCCCGCATCGACGATCTGCTCAGCGAGCACGCCGAAGGCTGGACCCTTAACCGGATGCCGGCTGTGGACCGCGCCATCCTGCGGATCGCCGTCTACGAGTTGGTGTACTCGCCCGACGTGCCGGCAGCGGTCGCCGTCGACGAGGCGGTCGAACTGGCGAAGTCACTGTCCACGGACAACTCCCCGCGATTCATCAACGGGGTGCTCGGGCAGATCCTGCTGATCGCCCCGCAGCTGCGGCGCGTCTGA
- the dapE gene encoding succinyl-diaminopimelate desuccinylase, which yields MSSPAPVVVPLDLFADPADLTRTLVDIPSVSGAEGPIADAIETALRALGRLEVLRLGNSVLARTALERPTRVLLAGHIDTVPIADNVPSVTEGDILRGCGTTDMKSGDAMLLHLAATLENPSRDLTFVFYDCEEIEHERNGLTRIERERPEWLAADLAILGEPTNAQVEAGCQGTAAAAVTVRGRRSHAARSWLGDNAIHGAAEVLNRLRAFPARSVDIDGCLYREGLNAVSISGGVASNVIPDECTVKVNFRFAPDRDADDAVGLLKELFDGFQVDVLDVAAGALPGLSAPAAAEFVAAAGGVAVAKYGWTDVARFAALGIPAVNYGPGDPSLAHTREEWVSMQQIREMTEVLRTFLA from the coding sequence ATGTCGTCCCCAGCGCCCGTCGTGGTCCCGCTCGATCTGTTCGCCGACCCGGCCGACCTGACGCGGACGCTGGTGGACATCCCGTCGGTGTCCGGCGCCGAGGGCCCGATCGCGGACGCCATCGAGACCGCGCTCCGCGCCCTGGGACGGCTGGAGGTGCTGCGGCTGGGCAACTCGGTCCTGGCCCGGACGGCGCTCGAACGCCCGACCAGGGTGCTGCTGGCCGGCCACATCGACACGGTGCCGATCGCCGACAACGTGCCGTCGGTGACCGAGGGCGACATCCTGCGCGGTTGCGGCACCACCGACATGAAATCGGGCGACGCGATGTTGCTGCACCTCGCGGCGACCCTGGAGAACCCGTCACGCGATCTCACCTTCGTGTTCTACGACTGCGAGGAGATCGAACACGAACGCAACGGCCTGACCCGGATCGAGCGCGAACGGCCCGAATGGCTGGCGGCCGACCTGGCCATCCTCGGCGAACCGACCAACGCCCAGGTCGAGGCCGGTTGCCAGGGGACCGCCGCGGCCGCCGTGACGGTGCGCGGCCGCCGCAGCCATGCCGCGCGATCCTGGTTGGGGGACAACGCGATCCACGGCGCCGCCGAGGTGCTGAACCGGCTCCGGGCCTTCCCGGCCCGCAGCGTCGACATCGACGGCTGCCTTTACCGGGAGGGGCTCAACGCCGTCTCGATCAGCGGCGGCGTCGCGTCCAACGTCATTCCGGACGAGTGCACGGTCAAGGTCAACTTCCGGTTCGCCCCCGATCGGGACGCCGACGACGCGGTCGGCCTGCTGAAGGAACTGTTCGACGGCTTCCAGGTGGACGTGCTCGATGTCGCGGCCGGCGCCCTGCCCGGACTGTCGGCGCCGGCCGCGGCCGAATTCGTGGCCGCGGCCGGCGGGGTGGCGGTGGCCAAGTACGGCTGGACCGACGTCGCCCGCTTCGCCGCCCTCGGCATCCCGGCGGTCAACTACGGACCCGGTGATCCGTCGCTGGCCCACACCCGCGAGGAGTGGGTGTCGATGCAGCAGATCCGCGAGATGACCGAAGTGCTGCGGACCTTCCTGGCCTGA
- the efp gene encoding elongation factor P produces the protein MASTSDFKNGLVLNLEGQLWTITEFQHVKPGKGPAFVRTTLKNVMSGKVVDKTFNAGIKVDTATVDKRDMTFLYKDGSDFVFMDKDTYDQINVPAQTVGSVADYLLENQEAMVAQHDGAVLFVELPASVELIVSHTDPGLQGDRSTGGTKPATLETGAEINVPLFLNTGDKIKVDTRDGRYLGRVNS, from the coding sequence ATGGCTTCCACCAGCGACTTCAAGAACGGCCTCGTCCTCAACCTGGAGGGGCAGCTCTGGACCATCACCGAGTTCCAGCACGTCAAGCCGGGTAAGGGTCCCGCCTTCGTCCGCACCACGCTGAAGAACGTGATGTCGGGCAAGGTCGTCGACAAGACGTTCAACGCCGGGATCAAGGTCGACACCGCGACCGTGGACAAGCGCGACATGACCTTCCTGTACAAGGACGGGTCGGACTTCGTGTTCATGGACAAGGACACCTACGACCAGATCAACGTCCCGGCCCAGACGGTCGGGAGCGTCGCCGACTATCTGCTGGAGAACCAGGAGGCGATGGTCGCGCAGCACGACGGCGCGGTCCTGTTCGTCGAACTCCCGGCCTCGGTCGAGCTGATCGTCTCGCACACTGATCCCGGTCTGCAGGGCGATCGGTCCACCGGCGGCACCAAGCCGGCGACGTTGGAGACCGGTGCCGAGATCAACGTGCCGCTGTTCCTGAACACCGGCGACAAGATCAAGGTCGACACCCGCGACGGTCGCTACCTCGGCCGCGTCAACAGCTGA
- the bldD gene encoding transcriptional regulator BldD translates to MTQDYARALGQRLRSIRAQQGLSLHGVEEKSEGRWKAVVVGSYERGDRAVTVAKLAELAEFYGVPVAELLPDARASRRGMPAPKLVIDLHRLSELPAHQAGPLARYAAAIQSQRGDYNGKVLTIRAEDLRSLAVIYDMSPESLTEQLVGWGVLPAGTELE, encoded by the coding sequence ATGACGCAGGACTACGCACGAGCGCTGGGGCAACGCCTGCGGTCGATTCGTGCTCAGCAGGGATTGAGCCTCCACGGGGTCGAGGAGAAGTCGGAAGGCCGCTGGAAGGCGGTCGTGGTGGGGTCCTACGAACGCGGCGACCGCGCCGTCACGGTCGCCAAGCTGGCCGAACTCGCTGAGTTCTACGGCGTCCCGGTCGCCGAGCTGTTGCCCGACGCGCGGGCCTCCCGCCGGGGCATGCCGGCCCCGAAGCTCGTCATCGACCTGCATCGGCTGTCCGAACTGCCGGCCCACCAGGCCGGTCCGCTGGCCCGGTACGCCGCCGCCATCCAGTCGCAGCGTGGTGACTACAACGGCAAGGTGCTGACCATCCGCGCCGAGGACCTGCGATCACTCGCAGTCATCTACGACATGTCGCCCGAGAGCCTGACCGAGCAGCTGGTCGGTTGGGGCGTTCTGCCGGCCGGGACCGAGCTCGAGTAG
- the aroQ gene encoding type II 3-dehydroquinate dehydratase, with translation MTKVLVLNGVNLGRLGAREPLVYGSTTHSELAERVTAHGAALGLQVEVRQTDDEAEMIGWLHAAADAGTPVVLNPAAWSHYSIALRDAVAQRTAPLVEVHISNVHTREEFRHRSVVSAVATGVIAGLGVAGYELALQYIAADRHRSGEASADAEAAR, from the coding sequence ATGACAAAGGTTCTGGTGCTCAACGGAGTCAACCTCGGACGGCTCGGCGCACGGGAGCCGCTGGTCTACGGCTCGACCACCCACTCCGAGCTGGCCGAGCGGGTCACCGCGCACGGTGCCGCCCTGGGGCTCCAGGTCGAGGTCCGGCAGACCGACGACGAAGCCGAGATGATCGGCTGGCTGCACGCCGCGGCCGACGCCGGCACGCCGGTGGTGCTCAATCCGGCCGCCTGGTCCCACTACTCGATCGCCCTGCGTGACGCCGTCGCCCAGCGCACCGCGCCGCTGGTCGAGGTGCACATCAGCAACGTGCACACCCGCGAGGAGTTCCGTCATCGTTCGGTCGTGTCGGCCGTGGCCACCGGCGTGATCGCCGGACTCGGCGTGGCCGGGTACGAGCTGGCCCTGCAGTACATCGCGGCCGACCGGCACCGCTCGGGCGAGGCCTCGGCCGACGCGGAGGCGGCCCGATGA